CCAGAACACCTTTGCGCATTTGCGCTTTTGTGTTTTCGATCTTCATAAAACTAATTTTTAAAAGTTAAACTGTTCATTTTTTGATTGATGTTTGGTATTTGATGATTGATGATTATTTTAAAAAATATTGATCAGAGAGCACTACACCGGCAATAAAAACAGAGGTCAAAATATAATTGATTAGGTTAAATTTTAGACTATATCCCTGTTCTTTTGACGTTTTTATAACAAGAAAAAATAAAGTGAAACATACAATTAACGGTAATATCCATTGCCCGAGTCCAAGCCATTGGCTTATTCTGGCTTCATCATTAGGGTTAAAAATTGATACAATCATGGCCATTAACCTGAATGAAAATGCAAAGAATAAAAATGGATACCAATATGTGTTTTTTGTATTTCTGATCACATAAAAAAACACAAATGCTGTTAGTATAGTAAAAATAGGTCCTGCTGCGCTTACCAAATATTCGTGCCATACTGATGTATATTCTCCTTCTGCTAAGAAAGCCGAATTAAGTGTCATCTTCATTGGATATCCTAATAACTTTCCTGTAAGTAAATGTGCCAATTCATGAAAAAAGAAGGACAACAGAACAGCAAGAGCGGTTATCAAAATATATTTTATGTTAATTATTTGTTTCATTATATTATTTTATAAATCGTATAGATAATGGGTATCTGTAACTTTCGCCTTTATTCGCTTTTAAAGCGGCAGTGATAACAAAAATTATTTCCAGAAAAAAACCGATTAGTGCTATAATCCCAATAAATGATGCTCCTATAAGAGTTCTAAATCCTCCTGCATCAGAAAAGTTGATTGATATATCATTAAAATGAAACAAATCTGTAATTGTTGCATCTCCAAAGACATGAAAGATAAAAAACGGAAAAGAAAATATTCCCAGTATTACAGTATATAATAGAATACTTAATTGAAAATTGATGGCTTCCTTACCATGATCATCTATAAAATCTGATTTATCCTTATTGGTAGTCCATAGTAGTATCGGAACTATGTAATTCCCAAAAGGAATAAAGTATTTTGAGAATGCACCTAAATGCATAAACGTTGCGATATTTTTGTGATTTTTGATTGACATTGTAAAAGTATATAATAGTTTCTTATGCAAATATATGGTTAAAAAAAGGTATTATGCAAAACATAGTACCATATTTTAACATAAATTTAAGATTTAAAGCCCTTTTCTTGACTATTTCTTTTGCCTATATTGTGAGAACTAAAAATAAAACTCATGGATATTACTCCTAGAAAACTTAATGCATTCTTACTATTTAAGTTACCCTCTGCCTGGCTATGTGGTGTAAGGGTTAAAAATATAGATAGAACAAGCTGTACTGTTAGTGTAAAACATCGATGGATAAACCAAAATCCTTTTAAATCTATGTTTTGGGCAGTTCAGGGAATGGCGGCAGAA
The sequence above is a segment of the Aquimarina spinulae genome. Coding sequences within it:
- a CDS encoding DUF4870 domain-containing protein; translation: MSIKNHKNIATFMHLGAFSKYFIPFGNYIVPILLWTTNKDKSDFIDDHGKEAINFQLSILLYTVILGIFSFPFFIFHVFGDATITDLFHFNDISINFSDAGGFRTLIGASFIGIIALIGFFLEIIFVITAALKANKGESYRYPLSIRFIK